The following are encoded together in the Xanthomonas sacchari genome:
- the truD gene encoding tRNA pseudouridine(13) synthase TruD produces MSELPRAFGPAPLQARMRCSAEDFQVDEVPAFAPSGEGEHLLLTVRKRGMNTAFAARRLAQWAGVAELAIGYAGMKDRHAVTTQRFSVHLPKRVAPSLDSLQDADLQVLESHWHNRKLPRGALAGNGFVLVLREVRGERAAIEARLAQIAARGIPNWFGEQRFGRDGGNVGAALAMFGGRRVRREQRSLLLSAARSELFNRVLAARVAAGNWDSALDGEVWMLDGSRSVFGPEPWSEALAERLQRFDIHPSAPLWGAGELRSAEAARALELAALDEAVALRLREGLEREGLKQERRATRLRVADLQWRWLDGQGDALELRFALPPGSYATALLHELGQVEEAPQASSEA; encoded by the coding sequence GTGAGCGAGCTGCCGCGCGCGTTCGGGCCCGCGCCCCTGCAGGCGCGCATGCGCTGCAGCGCCGAGGATTTCCAGGTCGATGAAGTGCCGGCGTTCGCGCCCAGCGGCGAAGGCGAGCACCTGTTACTGACGGTGCGCAAGCGCGGCATGAACACCGCCTTCGCCGCGCGCCGCCTGGCGCAGTGGGCCGGGGTGGCGGAACTGGCGATCGGCTATGCCGGCATGAAGGACCGGCATGCGGTCACCACCCAGCGCTTCTCGGTGCATCTGCCCAAGCGCGTGGCGCCGTCCCTGGACAGCCTGCAGGACGCGGACCTGCAGGTGCTGGAGTCGCACTGGCACAACCGCAAGCTGCCGCGCGGCGCGCTGGCCGGCAACGGCTTCGTGCTGGTGCTGCGCGAGGTGCGTGGCGAGCGCGCGGCGATCGAGGCGCGGCTCGCGCAGATCGCGGCGCGCGGGATTCCCAACTGGTTCGGCGAACAGCGCTTCGGTCGCGACGGCGGCAACGTCGGCGCCGCACTGGCGATGTTCGGCGGTCGCCGGGTGCGGCGCGAGCAGCGCTCGCTGCTGCTGTCGGCGGCCCGCTCGGAATTATTCAACCGGGTGCTGGCCGCACGCGTGGCTGCCGGCAACTGGGACAGCGCGCTGGACGGCGAAGTGTGGATGCTCGACGGCAGCCGCAGCGTGTTCGGTCCGGAGCCGTGGTCGGAGGCGCTGGCCGAGCGCCTGCAGCGCTTCGACATCCATCCGTCGGCGCCGCTGTGGGGTGCCGGCGAACTGCGCAGCGCCGAGGCGGCGCGTGCCCTGGAACTGGCCGCACTGGACGAGGCCGTCGCGCTGCGCCTGCGCGAAGGCCTGGAGCGCGAGGGCCTGAAGCAAGAGCGCCGAGCGACCCGCCTGCGCGTGGCCGACCTGCAGTGGCGCTGGCTGGACGGGCAGGGCGACGCGCTCGAACTGCGTTTCGCCCTGCCGCCGGGCAGCTACGCCACCGCGTTGCTGCACGAACTCGGCCAGGTCGAGGAAGCGCCGCAGGCGTCCAGCGAGGCCTGA
- a CDS encoding CTP synthase, with protein MTPLIFVTGGVVSSLGKGIAAASLASILEARGLSVTMMKLDPYINVDPGTMSPFQHGEVYVTDDGAETDLDLGHYERFVRTRLSRKNSVTTGRIYENVIRKERRGDYLGATVQVIPHITDEIRRCVDEATAGYDVALVEIGGTVGDIESLPFLEAIRQVRTERGAEKAMFMHLTLVPYIAAAGELKTKPTQHSVKELRSIGIQPDVLLCRSEQAIPDSERRKIALFTNVSERAVISAADIDVLYGMPLELHRQGLDEIVIEQFKLRDKVGAANLSEWEAVVDAIKHPLDEVTIAVVGKYVDHQDAYKSVGEALKHGGLRQRTKVNLKWLEAQDLEGSDMAALADVDGILVPGGFGDRGFEGKVLTSRYARQHGVPYFGICYGMQAAVVDYARHVAGLDAANSTENDRQSPYPVIGLITEWRTASGDVEKRDEKSDLGGTMRLGLQEQRLKPGTLARELYGKDVVAERHRHRYEFNNRYRTQLEDAGLVIAAKSMDDTLVEMVELPRETHPWFLACQAHPEFLSTPRDGHPLFIGFVRAARERRAGGKLLKEAVAQ; from the coding sequence ATGACCCCCCTGATCTTCGTTACCGGCGGCGTAGTGTCCTCGCTTGGCAAGGGCATCGCGGCCGCTTCGCTTGCGTCCATTCTCGAAGCACGTGGCCTGTCGGTCACGATGATGAAACTGGACCCCTACATCAACGTCGACCCGGGCACGATGAGCCCGTTCCAGCACGGCGAGGTGTACGTCACCGACGACGGTGCCGAGACCGACCTGGACCTGGGGCATTACGAGCGCTTCGTGCGCACGCGGCTGTCGCGCAAGAATTCGGTCACCACCGGGCGCATCTACGAGAACGTGATCCGCAAGGAGCGCCGCGGCGACTACCTCGGCGCCACCGTGCAGGTGATTCCGCACATCACCGACGAGATCCGGCGCTGCGTGGATGAAGCCACCGCCGGCTACGACGTGGCCCTGGTCGAGATCGGAGGTACCGTCGGTGACATCGAGTCGTTGCCGTTCCTGGAAGCGATCCGCCAGGTACGCACCGAACGTGGCGCCGAGAAGGCCATGTTCATGCACCTGACCCTGGTGCCGTACATCGCCGCGGCCGGCGAACTGAAGACCAAGCCGACCCAGCATTCGGTCAAGGAACTGCGCTCGATCGGCATCCAGCCGGACGTGCTGCTGTGCCGCTCGGAACAGGCGATTCCGGATTCGGAGCGGCGCAAGATCGCGCTGTTCACCAACGTCTCCGAGCGCGCGGTGATCAGTGCCGCCGACATCGACGTGCTCTACGGCATGCCGCTGGAGCTGCACCGGCAGGGCCTGGACGAGATCGTGATCGAGCAGTTCAAGCTGCGCGACAAGGTCGGCGCGGCCAACCTGTCGGAGTGGGAGGCGGTGGTCGATGCGATCAAGCATCCGCTCGACGAGGTCACCATCGCCGTGGTCGGCAAGTATGTGGACCACCAGGACGCGTACAAGTCGGTCGGCGAGGCGCTCAAGCACGGCGGCCTGCGCCAGCGCACCAAGGTCAACCTGAAGTGGCTGGAAGCGCAGGACCTGGAAGGCAGCGACATGGCGGCGCTGGCCGACGTGGACGGCATCCTGGTCCCGGGCGGCTTCGGCGACCGCGGCTTCGAAGGCAAGGTGCTGACCTCGCGCTATGCGCGCCAGCACGGCGTGCCGTACTTCGGCATCTGCTACGGCATGCAGGCCGCGGTGGTCGACTACGCGCGGCACGTCGCCGGGCTGGACGCGGCCAACAGCACCGAGAACGACCGGCAGTCGCCGTACCCGGTGATCGGCCTGATCACCGAGTGGCGCACCGCCAGCGGCGACGTGGAGAAGCGCGACGAGAAGTCCGACCTCGGCGGCACCATGCGCCTGGGCCTGCAGGAGCAGCGGCTCAAGCCGGGCACGCTTGCGCGCGAGCTGTACGGCAAGGACGTGGTGGCCGAACGCCATCGCCACCGCTACGAGTTCAACAATCGCTACCGCACCCAGCTCGAGGACGCGGGCCTGGTGATTGCCGCCAAGTCGATGGACGACACCCTGGTGGAGATGGTGGAACTGCCGCGCGAGACGCATCCGTGGTTCCTGGCCTGCCAGGCGCACCCGGAATTCCTGTCCACGCCGCGCGACGGCCATCCGTTGTTCATCGGCTTCGTGCGCGCTGCGCGCGAGCGCAGGGCCGGAGGCAAGTTGCTGAAGGAAGCGGTTGCCCAATGA
- the parE gene encoding DNA topoisomerase IV subunit B → MNTRYNAADIEVLSGLDPVKRRPGMYTDTARPNHLAQEVIDNAVDEALAGHARHIEVTLYKDGSCEVSDDGRGMPVDIHPEEKISGVELILTRLHAGGKFSDRNYTFSGGLHGVGVSVVNALSTRVELFIKREGNEYRMAFADGHAASKLEIVGSVGKKNTGTRLRFWPDPKYFDTPKFAVRALRHLLRAKAVLCPGLTVKLHDEATGEQDTWYFEDGLRDYLRGELAERELLPAELFVGNLKKDREIVDWAVAWVVEGELVQESYVNLIPTAQHGTHVNGLRSGLTDALREFCDFRNLLPRGVKLAPEDVWDRVAFVLSLKMTDPQFSGQTKERLSSRQAAGFIEGAAHDAFSLWLNQNVETGTRIAQIAIDRASARLKTEKQIVRKKVTQGPALPGKLADCISQDLSRTELFLVEGDSAGGSAKQARDKDFQAILPLRGKILNTWEVASGSVLASEEVHNLAIAIGCDPGKDEIDGLRYGKVVILADADSDGLHIATLLTALFLRHFPALVRAGHVFVAMPPLFRVDVGKQVFYALDEEEKRSLLDKIEREKIKGQVSVTRFKGLGEMNPQQLRESTIHPDTRRLVQLTVDDGDQTRSLMDMLLAKKRAGDRKQWLETKGDLASLEV, encoded by the coding sequence ATGAATACCCGCTACAACGCCGCCGACATCGAAGTTCTTTCTGGCCTGGACCCGGTCAAGCGCCGGCCCGGCATGTACACCGACACCGCACGCCCCAACCACCTGGCCCAGGAAGTCATCGACAACGCCGTGGACGAGGCGCTGGCCGGCCACGCCCGGCACATCGAGGTGACGCTGTACAAGGACGGCAGTTGCGAGGTGTCCGACGACGGCCGCGGCATGCCGGTGGACATCCACCCGGAAGAGAAGATCTCCGGCGTCGAACTGATCCTCACCCGGCTGCATGCCGGCGGCAAGTTCAGCGACCGCAACTACACCTTCAGCGGCGGCCTGCACGGCGTCGGCGTCAGCGTGGTCAATGCGCTGTCCACCCGGGTGGAACTGTTCATCAAGCGCGAAGGCAACGAATACCGCATGGCCTTCGCCGACGGCCACGCCGCCTCCAAGCTGGAGATCGTCGGCAGCGTCGGCAAGAAGAACACCGGCACGCGCCTGCGTTTCTGGCCGGACCCGAAGTATTTCGACACGCCGAAATTCGCGGTGCGCGCGCTGCGCCACCTGCTGCGCGCCAAGGCGGTGCTGTGCCCCGGCCTGACCGTCAAGCTGCACGACGAGGCCACCGGCGAGCAGGACACCTGGTATTTCGAGGACGGCCTGCGCGACTACCTGCGCGGCGAACTGGCCGAGCGCGAGTTGCTGCCGGCCGAGCTGTTCGTCGGCAACCTGAAGAAGGACCGCGAGATCGTCGACTGGGCGGTGGCCTGGGTGGTGGAAGGCGAACTGGTGCAGGAAAGCTACGTCAACCTAATTCCCACGGCGCAGCACGGCACCCACGTCAACGGCCTGCGCAGCGGCCTCACCGATGCGCTGCGCGAGTTCTGCGATTTCCGCAACCTGCTGCCGCGCGGCGTCAAGCTGGCGCCGGAAGACGTGTGGGACCGCGTCGCGTTCGTGCTGTCGCTGAAGATGACCGACCCGCAGTTCAGCGGCCAGACCAAGGAACGCCTGTCCTCGCGCCAGGCCGCCGGCTTCATCGAGGGCGCCGCGCACGACGCCTTCAGCCTGTGGCTGAACCAGAACGTGGAAACCGGCACGCGCATCGCGCAGATCGCCATCGACCGCGCCAGCGCGCGGCTGAAGACCGAGAAGCAGATCGTGCGCAAGAAGGTCACCCAGGGCCCGGCGCTGCCGGGCAAGCTGGCCGACTGCATCAGCCAGGATCTGTCGCGCACCGAACTGTTCCTGGTCGAGGGCGACTCGGCCGGCGGCAGCGCCAAGCAGGCCCGCGACAAGGATTTCCAGGCGATCCTGCCGCTGCGCGGCAAGATCCTCAACACCTGGGAAGTGGCCTCCGGCAGCGTGCTGGCCTCGGAGGAAGTGCACAACCTGGCGATCGCGATCGGCTGCGACCCGGGCAAGGACGAGATCGACGGCCTGCGCTACGGCAAGGTGGTGATCCTGGCCGACGCCGACTCCGACGGCCTGCACATCGCCACCCTGCTGACCGCGCTGTTCCTACGCCACTTCCCGGCCCTGGTGCGCGCCGGCCACGTGTTCGTTGCGATGCCGCCGCTGTTCCGCGTGGACGTGGGCAAGCAGGTGTTCTACGCGCTGGACGAGGAAGAGAAGCGCTCGCTGCTGGACAAGATCGAGCGCGAGAAGATCAAGGGTCAGGTCAGCGTCACCCGCTTCAAGGGCCTGGGCGAGATGAATCCGCAGCAGCTGCGCGAATCCACCATCCACCCGGACACCCGGCGCCTGGTGCAGCTGACCGTGGACGACGGCGACCAGACCCGCTCGCTGATGGACATGCTGCTGGCCAAGAAACGCGCCGGCGACCGCAAGCAGTGGCTGGAGACCAAGGGCGACCTGGCGTCGCTGGAGGTTTGA
- the kdsA gene encoding 3-deoxy-8-phosphooctulonate synthase yields the protein MKLCGFDVGLDQPLFLIAGPCVIESMQLQLDVAGRLKEITGRLGINFIFKSSFDKANRTSGTSFRGPGLEEGLKVLEAVKTQIGVPVLTDVHEYTPMHEVAAVVDVLQTPAFLVRQTDFIKNVCAAGKPVNIKKGQFLSPWDMKPVVEKAKSTGNEQIMVCERGASFGYNNLVSDMRSLSVMRETGCPVVFDATHSVQLPGGQGGSSGGQREFVPVLARAAVAVGVAGVFAETHPDPSKALSDGPNAWPLDQMEALLETLMELDAVTKKHGFSRFA from the coding sequence ATGAAACTGTGTGGCTTCGACGTAGGCCTGGACCAGCCGCTGTTCCTGATCGCCGGCCCGTGCGTGATCGAGTCGATGCAACTGCAGCTCGACGTCGCCGGCAGGCTCAAGGAGATCACCGGCCGGCTGGGCATCAACTTCATCTTCAAGTCCAGCTTCGACAAGGCCAACCGCACCTCCGGCACCAGCTTCCGCGGCCCCGGCCTGGAAGAAGGGCTGAAGGTGCTGGAGGCGGTGAAGACCCAGATCGGCGTGCCGGTGCTGACCGACGTGCACGAGTACACGCCGATGCACGAGGTGGCGGCGGTGGTGGACGTGCTGCAGACGCCGGCGTTCCTGGTGCGGCAGACCGATTTCATCAAGAACGTGTGCGCCGCCGGCAAGCCGGTCAACATCAAGAAGGGCCAGTTCCTGTCGCCGTGGGACATGAAGCCGGTGGTGGAGAAGGCCAAGTCCACCGGCAACGAGCAGATCATGGTCTGCGAGCGCGGCGCCAGCTTCGGCTACAACAACCTGGTCAGCGACATGCGCTCGCTGAGCGTGATGCGCGAGACCGGCTGCCCGGTGGTGTTCGACGCCACCCATTCGGTGCAGTTGCCGGGCGGGCAGGGCGGCAGTTCCGGCGGCCAGCGCGAGTTCGTGCCGGTGCTGGCGCGCGCGGCGGTGGCGGTTGGCGTGGCTGGCGTGTTCGCCGAGACGCACCCGGATCCGTCCAAGGCGCTGTCCGACGGCCCCAACGCGTGGCCGTTGGACCAGATGGAAGCGCTGCTGGAAACGCTGATGGAACTGGACGCGGTCACCAAGAAGCACGGGTTCTCGCGCTTCGCCTGA
- the ispD gene encoding 2-C-methyl-D-erythritol 4-phosphate cytidylyltransferase, with protein MMATVWAVVPAAGRGTRFGGATPKQYLQAGGRPLLAHALEALLAHPAVAGAMVALGAEDAQWPGWTELAGKPVLTCLGAGSRAGSVLAALHALPESVKADDFVLVHDAARPNLALADLDRLLEAGRGDPVGAILAAPVRDTLKRAGDDGGIDGTEPRERLWRALTPQLFRRMQLSRALEQAAAAGVEVTDDAMAMELLGLRPLLVEGAEDNFKVTTPADLARFEFELFQRARQS; from the coding sequence CTGATGGCCACGGTCTGGGCCGTGGTCCCGGCGGCCGGCCGCGGCACCCGTTTCGGCGGCGCCACGCCCAAGCAGTATCTGCAGGCGGGTGGGCGTCCGTTGCTGGCGCATGCATTGGAAGCGTTGCTGGCGCATCCGGCGGTGGCCGGGGCGATGGTGGCGCTGGGCGCCGAAGATGCGCAGTGGCCGGGCTGGACCGAACTGGCCGGCAAGCCGGTGCTGACCTGCCTGGGCGCCGGCAGCCGTGCCGGCTCGGTGCTGGCCGCGCTGCACGCCTTGCCGGAGTCGGTGAAGGCGGACGATTTCGTGCTGGTGCACGATGCGGCGCGACCGAACCTGGCGCTGGCCGACCTGGACCGGCTGCTGGAGGCGGGACGCGGCGATCCGGTCGGCGCGATCCTGGCCGCGCCGGTGCGCGACACGCTCAAGCGTGCCGGCGACGACGGCGGCATCGACGGCACCGAACCGCGCGAGCGCCTGTGGCGCGCGCTGACCCCGCAGTTGTTCCGGCGCATGCAACTTAGCCGCGCGCTGGAGCAGGCCGCCGCGGCCGGCGTGGAGGTCACCGACGACGCCATGGCGATGGAGTTGCTGGGGCTGCGGCCGCTGCTGGTGGAAGGCGCCGAAGACAACTTCAAGGTCACCACCCCGGCCGATCTGGCGCGGTTCGAGTTCGAACTGTTCCAGCGCGCGCGGCAGTCGTGA
- the eno gene encoding phosphopyruvate hydratase yields the protein MSTIRSIHAREILDSRGNPTLEADVILEDGSFGRAAVPSGASTGTKEAVELRDGDKTRYLGKGVRKAVENVNTTIASALKGFDAADQQGLDRRLIDLDGTENKGRLGANALLGVSLANAHAIAASRKQPLWQSLAAGNTANLALPVPMMNIINGGAHADNNVDFQEFMVLPVGAASFSEALRAGTEIFHALKSVLKGHGLSTAVGDEGGFAPDFRSNIEALDTILEAIGKAGYTAGEDVLLGLDVASSEFYDNGKYHLVGEGKRLTSEQFVDFLADWAAQYPIVSIEDGLAEDDWAGWKLLTDRIGSKVQLVGDDLFVTNPKIFKQGIESGTANAILIKVNQIGTLTETLEAIAMADKAGYAAIVSHRSGETEDTTIADIAVATTATQIKTGSLCRSDRVAKYNQLLRIEEALGSAARYAGRDAFVSLKR from the coding sequence ATGAGTACGATCCGCAGCATCCACGCCCGTGAAATCCTCGACAGCCGCGGCAATCCCACGCTGGAAGCCGATGTCATCCTGGAGGACGGTTCGTTCGGTCGTGCCGCGGTGCCCTCGGGCGCGTCCACCGGCACCAAGGAAGCGGTCGAGCTGCGCGACGGCGACAAGACCCGCTACCTGGGCAAGGGTGTGCGCAAGGCGGTGGAAAACGTCAACACCACCATCGCCAGCGCGCTGAAGGGCTTCGACGCCGCCGACCAGCAGGGCCTGGACCGCCGCCTGATCGACCTGGACGGCACCGAGAACAAGGGCCGCCTGGGCGCCAACGCGCTGCTCGGCGTCTCGCTCGCCAACGCGCATGCCATTGCCGCCTCGCGCAAGCAGCCGCTGTGGCAGTCGCTGGCCGCAGGCAACACCGCCAACCTGGCGCTGCCGGTGCCGATGATGAACATCATCAACGGTGGCGCGCATGCCGACAACAACGTCGATTTCCAGGAATTCATGGTGCTGCCGGTCGGCGCCGCCTCGTTCTCCGAGGCGCTGCGCGCCGGCACCGAGATCTTCCATGCGCTGAAGTCGGTGCTGAAGGGCCACGGCCTGTCCACCGCGGTCGGCGACGAGGGCGGCTTCGCCCCGGACTTCCGCAGCAACATCGAAGCGCTGGACACCATCCTCGAAGCGATCGGCAAGGCCGGCTACACCGCCGGCGAGGACGTGCTGCTGGGCCTGGACGTGGCCTCCAGCGAGTTCTACGACAACGGCAAGTACCACCTGGTCGGCGAGGGCAAGCGCCTGACCAGCGAGCAGTTCGTCGACTTCCTCGCCGACTGGGCCGCGCAGTACCCGATCGTCAGCATCGAGGACGGCCTGGCCGAGGACGACTGGGCCGGCTGGAAGCTGCTCACCGACCGCATCGGCAGCAAGGTGCAACTGGTCGGCGACGACCTGTTCGTGACCAACCCGAAGATCTTCAAGCAGGGCATCGAGTCCGGCACCGCCAACGCGATCCTGATCAAGGTCAACCAGATCGGCACCCTGACCGAGACCCTGGAAGCCATCGCCATGGCCGACAAGGCCGGCTACGCGGCCATCGTCTCGCACCGTTCCGGCGAGACCGAGGACACCACCATCGCCGACATCGCCGTGGCCACCACCGCCACCCAGATCAAGACCGGCTCGCTGTGCCGCAGCGATCGCGTGGCCAAGTACAACCAGCTGCTGCGCATCGAGGAAGCGCTGGGCAGTGCCGCGCGCTACGCCGGGCGCGACGCTTTCGTCTCGCTCAAGCGATAA
- the ftsB gene encoding cell division protein FtsB, whose amino-acid sequence MRNWRWLLLVLAGLLAWLQYRFWLGPGNSGEVLVLESQVEHQKRDNEGLQQRNAALAAEVKDLKDGEAAIEERARSELGMIKPGEKFYRVVENAPVSTPAGTAAGAQPAPVTPAPGEQP is encoded by the coding sequence GTGCGCAACTGGCGCTGGCTGCTGCTGGTGCTGGCGGGACTGCTGGCGTGGCTGCAGTACCGTTTCTGGCTCGGCCCGGGCAATTCCGGCGAAGTGCTGGTGCTCGAAAGCCAGGTCGAGCACCAGAAGCGCGACAACGAAGGACTGCAGCAACGCAACGCCGCGCTCGCCGCCGAGGTCAAGGACCTCAAGGACGGCGAGGCGGCGATCGAGGAGCGCGCGCGTAGCGAACTAGGCATGATCAAGCCGGGCGAAAAGTTCTACCGCGTGGTCGAGAACGCGCCGGTGTCGACGCCGGCCGGCACGGCCGCGGGCGCGCAGCCTGCGCCCGTCACCCCGGCGCCGGGCGAGCAACCCTGA
- the ispF gene encoding 2-C-methyl-D-erythritol 2,4-cyclodiphosphate synthase has product MSELPRIRIGQGYDVHAFGEGDHLMLGGVRVAHERGVLAHSDGDVVIHALCDALLGALALGDIGQHFPPSDPRWKGADSAQFLDHCVGLLHARGWRVGNADVTVICERPKVGPHAQAMRERLAALLQVELDCVSVKATTSEKLGFTGRGEGIAAQAVALLVAL; this is encoded by the coding sequence ATGTCTGAACTTCCCCGCATCCGCATCGGCCAGGGCTACGACGTCCATGCCTTCGGCGAGGGCGATCACCTCATGCTCGGCGGCGTGCGCGTGGCGCACGAGCGCGGCGTGCTCGCCCACAGCGACGGCGACGTGGTGATCCACGCCCTGTGCGACGCCTTGCTTGGCGCGCTGGCGCTGGGCGACATCGGCCAGCATTTCCCGCCGTCCGATCCGCGCTGGAAGGGCGCCGATAGCGCGCAGTTCCTCGATCACTGCGTGGGCCTGCTGCACGCGCGCGGCTGGCGCGTGGGCAATGCCGACGTCACCGTGATCTGCGAACGGCCCAAGGTCGGCCCGCATGCGCAGGCGATGCGCGAACGCCTGGCGGCGCTTTTGCAGGTCGAACTGGACTGCGTCAGCGTCAAGGCCACCACCAGCGAGAAGCTGGGCTTCACCGGCCGCGGCGAGGGCATCGCGGCGCAGGCGGTGGCCTTGCTGGTGGCGCTGTGA
- a CDS encoding acetyltransferase, whose product MIEDDYKILLRRILKDPETEAFVKDIVLNRPLVFESSDGSNTLDIAASAVVNNATFNLSSGSIKIEDWAFFGHEVKLLTGSHDATRFDRERQTSIPQKGRDIVVKRGAWICTGAILVGPCIIGEHAVVAAGAVVTHDVPAFAVVGGAPAKLIKMLDGAVHEN is encoded by the coding sequence ATGATTGAGGACGACTACAAGATCCTGCTGCGCAGGATCCTGAAAGACCCTGAAACCGAAGCGTTCGTCAAAGATATCGTCCTTAACAGACCGCTGGTTTTCGAATCTTCCGACGGTTCCAATACGCTCGATATCGCAGCCAGTGCGGTCGTTAACAATGCAACGTTCAACCTGTCGTCGGGAAGCATCAAGATCGAGGACTGGGCGTTTTTTGGCCACGAAGTGAAATTGCTGACTGGCAGTCATGATGCAACTCGGTTCGACCGAGAGCGGCAAACGAGCATTCCGCAAAAAGGTCGCGATATCGTTGTAAAGCGGGGTGCATGGATCTGTACGGGGGCGATCCTTGTAGGTCCCTGCATCATCGGCGAGCACGCGGTGGTCGCTGCCGGAGCGGTAGTGACTCACGACGTTCCCGCCTTTGCGGTAGTTGGCGGCGCGCCAGCCAAGCTCATCAAAATGCTGGATGGAGCAGTGCATGAAAATTGA